In Bacillales bacterium, a single window of DNA contains:
- a CDS encoding penicillin-binding transpeptidase domain-containing protein, translated as MNARKNKNINRGAAFFSIVFVLLFFVLIARFGYIEVTQSVQGKSLTNMAKDRWMSLQRLEAERGTIYDRKGQPLAEDVPAYNVYAVLSETTEHVKNIEKTAGALAPILDMKESRIRELLSRDAFQVELGPGGRRISYEKMMKIKKLDLPGIGFLPTSKRYYPNQEFASYVVGFTTRDPETELLRGVMGVEKSMNSKLQGKGGYLKSMTAPGGTTIPGSEKEVKPPKDGANVYLTIDSHIQTFLETALSKAEEQYHPKRMMGVVIDPNTGKILAMANRPTFNPNTRKLSDYTNDIISSRFEPGSVMKIFTLAAAVDAGVYDGDATYQSGVIHYGPSTIHDWNYRGWGEITFNEAVRRSSNVGFAILAQDYIGFDRLYDYLMKFDFKQRTGIALPNEGNSHFQYDVPVEKATTAFGQGTAVTAIQMVKAATAIANDGKMMKPYMIDKVVDPNSNEVVIDHEPKVVGRPISERSAKKVRDLLRTVVSGEHGTGRDFAIEGYEVAGKTGTAQIPNENGVGYMSGKYIHSFMGMAPMDDPQLLVYVAVDRPEVKTMFAGEKPVADIFKFVMKNSLQYLNVQPEETDDTNETKSSSVAIGDYEGKPVTAAKQELQDKGLQVVVLGGGDKVKAQMPFSGEQVLPGAKVLLKTEGTSKMPNIIGWSLADVMKLAHLLQLDPEIKGAGFVTGQSIPPGRKVKQGDAVTVELQAPKPVEAADSGRSGEDDKS; from the coding sequence ATGAATGCCAGAAAAAATAAAAACATTAACAGGGGAGCAGCGTTTTTTTCCATCGTATTCGTGCTGCTCTTTTTTGTATTAATTGCTAGATTCGGTTACATAGAAGTCACGCAAAGCGTTCAAGGGAAATCGTTGACGAATATGGCAAAAGACCGATGGATGAGTCTGCAACGATTGGAAGCGGAACGAGGAACGATTTATGACCGGAAAGGGCAACCGCTTGCTGAAGATGTCCCGGCGTACAATGTATACGCCGTATTAAGTGAAACGACGGAACATGTAAAAAATATAGAAAAAACGGCGGGAGCACTTGCCCCGATTTTGGACATGAAGGAGAGCAGGATTCGGGAGCTGCTCAGCAGGGATGCCTTTCAAGTGGAACTCGGTCCGGGCGGCCGGCGGATCAGTTATGAAAAAATGATGAAAATCAAAAAACTCGATTTACCGGGCATTGGATTTTTGCCGACCTCGAAACGGTATTATCCAAACCAGGAGTTCGCATCTTACGTTGTCGGCTTTACGACGCGCGATCCGGAAACGGAGCTGCTGCGCGGGGTGATGGGCGTCGAAAAAAGCATGAATTCCAAACTGCAAGGCAAAGGCGGCTATTTGAAGTCGATGACGGCGCCGGGAGGGACGACGATTCCGGGATCGGAAAAGGAAGTGAAACCGCCGAAAGACGGAGCGAACGTCTATTTAACGATTGACAGTCATATTCAAACGTTTCTCGAAACGGCTTTGTCCAAGGCGGAGGAACAATACCATCCGAAGCGGATGATGGGGGTCGTCATTGACCCGAACACCGGGAAAATTTTGGCGATGGCGAACCGGCCGACGTTTAATCCGAACACTCGAAAATTATCCGATTATACGAACGACATCATTTCCTCGCGGTTCGAACCGGGATCGGTCATGAAAATTTTTACGCTTGCGGCTGCGGTGGACGCTGGCGTGTACGACGGAGACGCGACTTACCAATCGGGCGTCATTCATTACGGTCCGTCCACCATTCACGATTGGAATTACCGAGGATGGGGAGAAATTACGTTCAACGAGGCCGTTCGCCGCTCTTCTAACGTAGGTTTTGCTATTTTGGCGCAAGACTATATCGGATTTGATCGATTATATGATTACTTGATGAAGTTCGATTTCAAGCAACGAACAGGAATCGCATTGCCGAATGAAGGGAACAGCCATTTTCAATATGATGTTCCCGTTGAGAAAGCGACGACGGCTTTCGGGCAAGGAACGGCGGTAACCGCGATTCAAATGGTGAAAGCGGCTACGGCGATTGCGAATGACGGCAAGATGATGAAACCGTACATGATCGACAAAGTTGTCGATCCAAACTCTAACGAAGTAGTGATCGATCACGAGCCGAAAGTGGTCGGCCGCCCGATTTCCGAACGTTCAGCGAAAAAAGTTCGCGATTTGTTGAGGACGGTCGTTTCGGGTGAGCATGGAACTGGACGTGACTTTGCGATCGAAGGGTACGAGGTCGCCGGTAAAACCGGAACCGCCCAAATTCCGAATGAGAACGGTGTCGGATACATGAGCGGTAAATACATTCACTCTTTCATGGGGATGGCGCCAATGGATGATCCACAACTGCTCGTCTATGTAGCCGTGGACCGTCCCGAGGTGAAAACAATGTTTGCCGGCGAAAAACCGGTCGCGGATATTTTTAAATTTGTCATGAAAAACAGTTTGCAATACTTGAATGTGCAACCGGAAGAAACCGACGATACAAATGAAACGAAATCTTCCTCGGTTGCGATCGGCGATTACGAAGGCAAGCCGGTAACCGCGGCTAAGCAGGAATTGCAAGACAAAGGGCTGCAAGTCGTTGTGCTCGGCGGCGGCGATAAAGTCAAGGCACAAATGCCTTTTTCCGGAGAACAAGTTCTCCCGGGTGCGAAAGTATTGCTGAAAACGGAAGGAACGTCGAAAATGCCTAACATTATCGGCTGGTCGCTTGCGGATGTAATGAAGTTGGCTCATTTGCTTCAGTTGGATCCGGAGATCAAAGGAGCAGGTTTTGTCACGGGCCAAAGCATTCCCCCCGGGAGAAAGGTAAAACAAGGAGATGCTGTCACCGTGGAACTGCAAGCGCCGAAACCAGTGGAAGCGGCGGATTCCGGCCGGTCGGGGGAGGATGACAAGTCATAA
- the ftsL gene encoding cell division protein FtsL: MSNLAYKVQQQRTFVEQPKPTEDRLFKRKITKGEKFLWTLAVCGLFLASVYLVSTYATVFTLNEEIEQLQSDLKTQEKVNGELEQQVAKLSRPERIFSIAKNELGMTFKENSVKVIGK, encoded by the coding sequence ATGAGCAATCTTGCGTACAAAGTACAGCAGCAAAGAACGTTCGTTGAACAACCGAAACCGACAGAGGACCGCTTATTTAAGCGTAAGATTACGAAAGGCGAAAAGTTTTTGTGGACGCTCGCCGTCTGCGGGCTGTTTCTTGCCAGCGTTTATCTCGTTTCGACCTACGCGACGGTTTTTACGCTCAATGAAGAGATCGAGCAGTTGCAAAGCGATTTGAAGACGCAGGAGAAAGTGAATGGCGAATTGGAACAGCAAGTCGCGAAATTGAGCCGTCCCGAACGCATTTTCAGCATCGCCAAGAACGAACTTGGCATGACGTTCAAGGAGAATTCCGTCAAAGTGATCGGGAAATAG
- the rsmH gene encoding 16S rRNA (cytosine(1402)-N(4))-methyltransferase RsmH encodes MFEHTTVLKQQAVEALKVIPGGTYVDCTLGGGGHSEAIAQRLSPEGRLMAIDQDENAIEAAKQRLDAYQRQIVYVHGNFRELKRLLHNNGVEKVNGVLFDLGVSSPQFDEADRGFSYKEDAPLDMRMNRRARLTAREIVNDWEYEALVKLLFRYGEEKFSKRIARQIEQERNRKPIETTWELVDIVKKAIPAAARRKGGHPAKRTFQAIRIAVNDELNAFETALLEAMEMLVPGGRTAVITFHSLEDRICKNIFKEASTPPELPRGLPVVPEGYDPDYRIITKKPIIPTAEELENNRRARSAKLRVIEKKER; translated from the coding sequence ATGTTCGAACATACAACCGTATTGAAACAACAAGCGGTGGAGGCATTGAAAGTCATTCCCGGCGGAACTTATGTCGATTGTACGCTCGGAGGAGGCGGTCACAGCGAAGCGATTGCGCAGCGTTTGTCTCCGGAGGGGCGTTTGATGGCGATTGATCAAGATGAAAATGCGATCGAAGCGGCCAAGCAAAGGCTCGATGCTTACCAACGGCAAATCGTGTACGTCCATGGAAATTTTCGGGAATTGAAACGACTGTTACATAACAATGGCGTGGAAAAAGTCAACGGTGTCCTGTTTGATCTCGGGGTTTCGTCGCCTCAATTCGACGAAGCTGATAGAGGGTTCAGTTACAAGGAAGATGCACCGCTCGACATGCGAATGAATCGCCGTGCTCGTCTTACGGCGCGTGAAATCGTGAACGATTGGGAATATGAAGCGCTTGTAAAACTTTTGTTTCGTTACGGCGAGGAGAAGTTTTCGAAGCGAATCGCGAGGCAAATTGAACAAGAACGAAACCGCAAGCCGATTGAGACGACATGGGAACTCGTGGATATTGTTAAAAAGGCGATCCCTGCGGCCGCGAGAAGAAAAGGCGGCCATCCGGCGAAAAGAACGTTTCAAGCGATCCGTATCGCAGTGAACGATGAACTGAACGCATTTGAAACGGCGTTGCTTGAGGCCATGGAGATGTTGGTTCCCGGCGGACGCACAGCGGTGATAACGTTTCACTCTTTGGAAGACCGAATTTGCAAAAACATATTCAAAGAAGCGTCAACGCCGCCTGAGTTGCCGCGCGGCTTGCCGGTTGTGCCGGAAGGGTACGATCCGGATTATCGCATCATCACAAAGAAACCGATCATTCCGACGGCTGAAGAGTTGGAAAACAATCGAAGGGCACGTTCAGCCAAGCTGAGAGTGATCGAGAAAAAAGAGCGTTAG
- the mraZ gene encoding division/cell wall cluster transcriptional repressor MraZ: MFMGEYRHNFDQKGRIIIPSKFREELGPSFVLTRGLDQCVFGYPHDEWKQLEQKLKALPFTKKDARAFTRFFFSGAVECELDKQGRVNVASPLRTYAKLEKECVIIGVSNRIELWSEPIWEQYFEESEDSFGEIAESIMDFDL; this comes from the coding sequence ATGTTCATGGGGGAGTACCGGCACAATTTCGATCAAAAAGGACGTATCATCATCCCGTCCAAGTTCCGCGAGGAACTCGGTCCTAGTTTCGTATTGACTCGAGGCCTGGATCAGTGTGTGTTCGGTTACCCGCATGATGAATGGAAGCAGCTTGAACAAAAGCTGAAGGCGCTCCCTTTTACGAAAAAAGATGCACGTGCGTTCACGAGGTTTTTCTTTTCTGGTGCGGTCGAATGTGAATTGGACAAGCAAGGGCGCGTCAATGTCGCCTCGCCGCTTCGCACCTATGCCAAATTGGAAAAAGAATGCGTTATTATCGGCGTTTCCAACCGTATTGAGTTATGGAGCGAGCCGATTTGGGAACAATACTTCGAAGAGTCGGAAGACTCGTTCGGTGAAATTGCCGAGAGTATCATGGATTTTGACTTGTAA
- the bshC gene encoding bacillithiol biosynthesis cysteine-adding enzyme BshC: MEITQLKLPQTNPLASDYMNGDEKVLSFFDYDYRDPSCFESRLQELQQTSFPRESLAEVLRAFQSRYGADQKAFDNIEKLEHRKAVTVVGGQQAGVLTGPFYTIHKCLSILKLAEQLEDRLHVPVVPIFWIAGEDHDFEEINHTYVLEDSGVKKMSVPGAVPQKQSASETNLDNKRLKSWVKEVVRCFGESEHTNDLLQLLEDTLNRSKTYVDWFAHLLTHLFSKRGLVMMDSGDPRLRSIEKPFFRHMIQENEALNERVIVQMERLQTAGYVPTVDVNERSAHLFYLLKGRRVLLERDERGLFRGKNGECSFTEQQMLKLLEDENVPFSNNVITRPLMQEQLLPTIAFIAGPGEISYWSTLQGAFRQIDRRVPPIVPRLTITLVDRKSKKWLAEHGLSVEDVMYGKLQAMKARWLERRRSWDLQSTSRQVKKELDDVHAQLRALADQVDPKGLTPIANKNREHLFKQIDYFAWQIERAFRGRHEKVLKHFDRIEACLTPKETPQERVWNVFAFMNEYGLDLVDRLVEQPYEFDGTHKVIYL, from the coding sequence ATGGAAATTACGCAATTGAAGCTGCCGCAGACGAATCCGCTTGCTTCCGATTACATGAACGGCGATGAGAAAGTCCTTTCTTTTTTTGATTACGATTATCGCGATCCTTCTTGTTTTGAATCGCGTTTACAAGAATTGCAGCAAACCTCGTTTCCGAGAGAATCTCTAGCAGAAGTGCTTCGTGCGTTTCAATCGCGTTACGGAGCCGATCAAAAGGCTTTTGACAACATAGAAAAACTGGAACATCGGAAGGCCGTAACAGTGGTTGGCGGCCAACAAGCCGGCGTACTCACAGGACCGTTCTATACGATACATAAATGTCTCTCGATTTTGAAGCTCGCCGAACAGTTGGAGGATCGCCTCCATGTGCCGGTTGTGCCGATTTTTTGGATTGCCGGCGAAGACCATGATTTCGAGGAAATCAACCATACGTATGTTTTGGAAGATTCCGGCGTTAAGAAAATGAGCGTACCCGGGGCCGTGCCGCAAAAACAATCCGCTTCTGAGACGAACTTGGATAACAAACGGTTAAAATCTTGGGTGAAAGAAGTGGTTCGCTGCTTTGGCGAAAGCGAGCATACAAACGACCTGCTCCAGCTGTTAGAAGATACGCTAAATCGGTCGAAGACGTATGTCGATTGGTTCGCGCATTTGTTAACGCACTTGTTCAGCAAACGCGGACTTGTGATGATGGATTCCGGCGATCCGAGGTTGCGATCGATCGAGAAACCTTTCTTTCGGCACATGATTCAGGAAAACGAAGCGTTGAACGAAAGGGTCATCGTTCAGATGGAGCGGCTGCAAACCGCCGGCTACGTTCCGACCGTCGACGTGAACGAAAGAAGCGCCCATTTGTTTTATTTGCTGAAAGGCAGGCGCGTTTTGCTCGAAAGGGACGAACGCGGCTTGTTTCGCGGAAAAAACGGCGAATGTTCGTTCACCGAACAACAAATGCTGAAGCTGTTGGAAGACGAAAACGTTCCGTTCAGCAATAATGTCATTACCCGCCCGCTCATGCAGGAACAATTGCTGCCGACGATCGCTTTTATTGCAGGTCCGGGTGAAATTTCTTACTGGAGCACGCTGCAAGGAGCTTTTCGGCAAATCGATCGCCGCGTTCCGCCGATCGTGCCGCGCTTAACGATCACACTCGTCGATCGAAAGAGCAAAAAGTGGCTGGCGGAGCACGGATTGAGCGTAGAAGACGTGATGTACGGCAAGCTGCAAGCGATGAAGGCGAGATGGCTGGAACGCCGGCGATCATGGGATTTGCAAAGCACATCTCGACAGGTAAAGAAAGAATTGGATGACGTGCATGCGCAGCTTCGGGCGCTCGCCGATCAAGTCGATCCGAAAGGTTTGACACCGATCGCCAACAAAAACCGGGAACATCTGTTTAAGCAGATCGATTATTTCGCCTGGCAAATCGAGCGGGCATTTCGCGGCCGTCACGAAAAGGTTTTGAAACATTTCGACCGCATCGAAGCGTGTTTAACGCCAAAAGAAACGCCGCAGGAAAGAGTGTGGAACGTATTCGCTTTCATGAATGAGTACGGACTCGATCTCGTTGACCGGCTTGTTGAACAGCCATACGAGTTTGACGGTACCCATAAAGTGATTTATTTATAA
- a CDS encoding 2-dehydropantoate 2-reductase, with translation MRIAVIGGGAVGLFIAAYAAKAAQSVTLYVRRSEQAKLLTDNGIKWACGDTEDVTRVTAVPIDQADVIEADFVIVAVKQYHLPSLKQTLCERVHLDVPLLFIQNGMGHVDFMRALPHRNVGVGVVEHGVLKRKDHEVIHCGAGRIKIASFHGSVEAAEVLADIDPESFPVCFVNDWYRLLAEKLVVNATINPLTAMHRVKNGKLLSNANHRKEMRRLFEEAVCALGLNEDDLLWEHVLEVCRNTAENRSSMLRDIESGTTTEIEAISGYLLKIACKKNIRLPFTEQVYLQIKRNA, from the coding sequence ATGCGAATCGCCGTCATTGGGGGCGGAGCGGTCGGTCTGTTCATCGCCGCCTATGCAGCCAAAGCTGCGCAGAGCGTGACGTTGTATGTGAGAAGGAGCGAACAGGCGAAATTACTTACGGATAACGGGATAAAATGGGCGTGTGGTGACACGGAGGACGTTACGAGGGTAACGGCTGTTCCGATCGATCAGGCCGATGTCATCGAAGCGGATTTCGTCATCGTCGCGGTAAAGCAGTATCATCTGCCTTCGCTGAAACAAACATTATGCGAGCGCGTACATCTAGACGTACCGTTGCTTTTTATACAAAACGGCATGGGACATGTCGATTTCATGAGAGCTTTGCCGCATCGAAACGTGGGCGTTGGTGTCGTTGAACATGGCGTGTTGAAGCGAAAAGACCATGAAGTGATTCACTGTGGGGCGGGAAGAATCAAAATCGCTTCTTTTCACGGATCTGTGGAGGCGGCGGAGGTTCTCGCCGATATCGACCCCGAATCGTTTCCCGTTTGTTTCGTTAATGATTGGTACCGGTTATTGGCGGAAAAACTCGTCGTCAATGCGACTATTAACCCGCTTACCGCCATGCATCGGGTAAAAAACGGCAAACTGCTCTCGAATGCGAACCATCGGAAGGAAATGCGCCGCTTGTTTGAGGAAGCCGTTTGCGCGTTAGGCTTAAACGAAGACGATCTATTATGGGAACACGTTCTCGAAGTATGCCGGAATACGGCCGAAAACCGTTCATCGATGCTTCGCGATATCGAATCGGGAACGACAACGGAAATCGAGGCAATCAGCGGCTATTTGCTGAAAATCGCCTGCAAAAAAAACATTCGGCTTCCGTTTACAGAACAAGTTTACCTTCAGATCAAAAGGAATGCTTGA
- a CDS encoding acyl-CoA carboxylase subunit beta codes for MATKAEKQLREAVGKIESGGAEKYHEKLKQQNKMFVRDRLQRLFDDGSYTVEDGRFANFEAGNLPADGVVTAIGKVDGRTVCVMANDSTVKAGSWGARTVEKIIRIQETAERLKVPMFYLVDSAGARITDQIDMFPNRRGAGKIFYNEVKLSGMIPQVCVLFGPSAAGGAYIPAFCDINIMVDGNASMYLGSPRMAEKVIGEKVTLEEMGGAKMHCTVSGVGDYLAADETEAIEAAKRYIRYFPQNYKERPKTADPAAPKAGRSVSEIVPEHQNAPFDVKELIEAIIDEGSFFEIKKRFAPEIVTGLARMDGKAVGIIANQPKVKGGVLFVDSADKAAKFIQLCDAFSIPLLFLADVPGFMIGTKVEQAGIIRHGAKLVAAVSEATVPKISVVVRKAYGAGLYAMAGPAFEPDCCIALPTAQIAVMGPEAAVNAVYSNKINEIEDPKERLAYVQEKQQEYKEHIDIYKLASEQIVDDIVAGSDLRDVLIHRFGMYESKDMKFSERKHPVYPV; via the coding sequence ATGGCAACGAAAGCGGAAAAGCAGTTACGCGAAGCCGTCGGCAAAATTGAATCCGGCGGCGCGGAAAAATACCATGAAAAATTGAAGCAGCAAAACAAAATGTTCGTGCGCGACCGTTTGCAGCGATTGTTCGATGACGGTTCCTACACCGTCGAAGATGGACGCTTTGCAAATTTTGAAGCCGGGAACCTTCCGGCAGACGGAGTCGTAACGGCGATCGGCAAAGTCGACGGGCGAACGGTTTGCGTGATGGCTAACGACTCCACCGTGAAAGCTGGTTCGTGGGGGGCGCGGACGGTCGAAAAGATCATTCGCATTCAAGAAACGGCCGAACGATTGAAGGTGCCGATGTTTTATCTCGTCGATTCTGCCGGAGCGCGCATAACGGACCAGATCGATATGTTTCCGAACCGGCGCGGGGCGGGAAAGATTTTTTACAATGAGGTCAAACTTTCCGGCATGATTCCGCAAGTGTGCGTGTTGTTCGGTCCATCGGCCGCAGGGGGCGCCTACATCCCGGCTTTCTGCGACATTAACATCATGGTCGACGGCAATGCCTCGATGTATCTCGGGTCGCCGCGCATGGCGGAAAAGGTGATCGGTGAAAAGGTTACGCTTGAAGAAATGGGCGGAGCGAAGATGCATTGCACCGTGAGCGGCGTCGGCGATTATTTGGCCGCTGATGAAACTGAAGCGATCGAGGCCGCGAAACGCTATATCCGTTATTTTCCGCAAAACTACAAGGAGCGTCCGAAAACCGCAGATCCGGCGGCACCGAAGGCGGGAAGAAGTGTTTCAGAAATCGTTCCCGAGCACCAAAACGCGCCTTTTGATGTTAAGGAATTGATCGAAGCCATTATTGACGAGGGCAGTTTCTTTGAAATCAAGAAGCGTTTCGCCCCCGAAATTGTGACGGGTTTGGCGCGCATGGACGGAAAAGCGGTCGGGATTATCGCGAATCAACCGAAGGTGAAAGGCGGCGTCTTATTCGTCGATTCCGCCGATAAAGCGGCGAAATTCATTCAGCTTTGCGACGCATTTTCGATACCGCTTTTGTTCTTGGCTGACGTACCGGGATTCATGATCGGAACGAAAGTGGAGCAAGCGGGCATTATTCGTCACGGGGCAAAGCTAGTCGCCGCTGTGAGCGAAGCGACAGTACCGAAAATTTCGGTCGTTGTCAGAAAAGCGTACGGAGCAGGGTTGTATGCCATGGCCGGTCCGGCGTTCGAACCGGATTGCTGCATCGCACTTCCAACGGCGCAAATCGCCGTTATGGGACCGGAAGCGGCCGTCAATGCGGTCTATTCGAATAAAATCAATGAAATTGAAGACCCGAAAGAACGATTGGCGTACGTTCAAGAGAAACAGCAAGAATACAAAGAACATATCGACATTTACAAACTTGCTTCTGAACAAATTGTAGACGACATCGTAGCGGGGTCGGATTTGCGAGATGTGTTGATTCATCGCTTCGGCATGTATGAATCGAAAGACATGAAGTTCAGCGAAAGAAAGCATCCGGTTTATCCCGTATAA
- a CDS encoding acetyl-CoA carboxylase biotin carboxyl carrier protein subunit: protein MKEMKASMAGTVLNVLVSKGDKVAAGQEIAKLESMKMEIPIESEGEGEVAEVKVSEGDFVNEGDVLIVFK, encoded by the coding sequence ATGAAGGAAATGAAAGCTTCAATGGCTGGAACGGTGTTGAACGTCCTTGTAAGCAAAGGGGACAAAGTTGCGGCCGGTCAGGAAATCGCGAAACTGGAATCGATGAAAATGGAAATCCCGATTGAGAGTGAAGGCGAAGGGGAAGTGGCGGAAGTCAAAGTGAGCGAAGGAGATTTCGTTAACGAAGGCGACGTGTTGATTGTTTTTAAATAA
- a CDS encoding acetyl-CoA carboxylase biotin carboxylase subunit — protein MRKILIANRGEIARRILQTCDKLGLESVAVYSEADKDMGYVKQATSAHCIGEAPAAKSYLNKEKIIEAALKEQVDAIHPGYGFLSENAAFARKVEEAGITFIGPEANVIEMMGDKVRARQTMKQANVPVVPGSDGEVADVEEAAQIAAEIGYPVMLKASAGGGGIGMQRCEDEEQLRKSFASNQKRAGAYFGNPAMFIEKCIDGGRHIEVQVIADAHGNAVHLFERDCSVQRRHQKVIEETPSPFLSEKTKEKMFAAALRAVQQVEYRNAGTIEFIVGEDESFYFLEMNTRLQVEHPITEEVTGIDLVEWQLKVAAGEKLPLQQQDITRDGHAIEFRLYAEDPEKFLPSPGTIDVFTYPECEGVRLDTAVESGSAVTPYYDPMIAKIVVSGFSREDTLEKARKFFDEMTLTGIKHNGPLFQKVLREESFIKGIYTTHYLQEVI, from the coding sequence ATGCGGAAAATTTTGATCGCCAACCGCGGCGAAATTGCACGACGGATTTTGCAAACCTGTGATAAACTAGGATTGGAGTCCGTTGCTGTGTACTCGGAAGCCGACAAGGATATGGGTTACGTGAAACAAGCCACGTCGGCCCATTGCATCGGAGAGGCGCCTGCGGCGAAATCGTATTTGAACAAGGAAAAGATCATTGAAGCGGCTCTTAAAGAGCAGGTGGATGCGATCCATCCCGGATACGGCTTCTTGTCGGAAAACGCGGCATTTGCAAGGAAGGTCGAAGAGGCGGGGATTACCTTTATCGGCCCGGAAGCCAATGTTATCGAGATGATGGGCGATAAAGTGCGCGCACGACAGACAATGAAGCAAGCAAACGTTCCGGTTGTTCCGGGAAGTGACGGGGAAGTCGCCGATGTCGAAGAGGCTGCACAGATTGCCGCCGAGATCGGCTATCCGGTGATGTTGAAAGCGAGCGCCGGCGGAGGCGGCATTGGAATGCAGCGGTGCGAAGATGAGGAACAACTAAGGAAAAGTTTTGCGTCTAACCAAAAGCGTGCGGGAGCGTATTTCGGCAACCCGGCGATGTTCATTGAAAAATGCATCGACGGCGGCCGCCACATTGAAGTACAAGTTATTGCTGACGCCCATGGGAATGCGGTTCATTTGTTCGAACGCGACTGTTCGGTTCAACGCCGGCATCAAAAGGTAATTGAGGAAACCCCTTCGCCGTTCTTGTCGGAAAAGACGAAGGAAAAAATGTTTGCCGCCGCTTTGCGTGCGGTGCAACAAGTGGAGTATCGTAACGCGGGCACGATCGAATTTATTGTCGGCGAGGACGAAAGCTTTTATTTCCTTGAGATGAACACGCGTTTGCAAGTAGAACATCCGATTACCGAGGAAGTGACGGGAATTGATCTCGTTGAATGGCAATTGAAAGTCGCAGCCGGTGAAAAGCTGCCTCTTCAGCAGCAGGACATTACAAGGGACGGGCATGCGATCGAGTTTCGTTTGTATGCCGAAGATCCTGAAAAGTTCTTGCCATCGCCGGGAACGATCGACGTGTTTACTTATCCTGAATGTGAGGGGGTCCGTCTCGATACCGCCGTCGAAAGCGGGTCGGCTGTGACGCCGTACTATGATCCGATGATCGCAAAAATTGTTGTAAGCGGTTTCTCGCGGGAGGACACGCTTGAAAAGGCGCGGAAGTTTTTTGATGAAATGACGCTCACCGGAATTAAACATAACGGTCCGTTGTTTCAAAAGGTATTGCGAGAAGAATCATTCATCAAAGGCATCTATACAACCCATTATTTACAAGAGGTGATCTGA
- a CDS encoding N-acetyltransferase, translating to MNQPVVQRLLINYKTLEEFKKFQEYGLQELSMLQDFRENMIEDNSESPFYGIYYADKLVARMSLYRISGKYDRYFDPPQDYLELWKLEVLPDYRGKGYGSALVNFAKSFDLPIKTNGRTGSNGFWENQGFEAVTYNPERDRGENPYVWYPKGVSEQKDH from the coding sequence ATGAATCAGCCGGTAGTACAAAGATTGTTGATCAATTATAAAACGTTGGAGGAGTTCAAGAAATTTCAAGAGTACGGATTGCAGGAACTTTCGATGCTGCAAGACTTTCGGGAAAACATGATCGAAGACAACAGCGAATCGCCATTCTACGGCATTTATTATGCTGATAAACTTGTCGCTCGAATGAGTTTGTACCGAATCAGCGGGAAATACGACCGTTATTTTGATCCTCCGCAAGACTACTTAGAACTATGGAAGCTCGAGGTGCTGCCCGATTACAGAGGAAAAGGTTACGGCAGCGCACTCGTCAACTTCGCGAAATCCTTCGACTTGCCGATTAAAACGAACGGACGAACCGGTTCAAACGGTTTTTGGGAAAATCAAGGGTTTGAAGCGGTCACGTACAATCCTGAACGCGATCGCGGAGAAAATCCTTATGTATGGTATCCGAAAGGCGTTTCCGAACAAAAAGACCATTAA
- a CDS encoding RsfA family transcriptional regulator, with amino-acid sequence MTKSRQDAWSKEEDVKLAEVVLRHIREGGTQLAAFEEVGKRLNRTAAACGFRWNSQVRKQYESAIALAKKQRKLPEPSTESEQLAKAKDKVVAWDDAITYLETLRTKSETAEQLLKENERLKRMIDELKNENHKLVDEMEKIRKEKLSLQSDYKVLMDIMERARKNVDEEAGQK; translated from the coding sequence GTGACAAAGTCGCGGCAAGATGCGTGGAGCAAGGAAGAAGATGTGAAATTGGCGGAAGTCGTATTGCGCCATATCCGGGAAGGAGGGACACAACTCGCCGCCTTTGAAGAGGTGGGAAAACGATTAAACCGTACCGCTGCCGCCTGTGGATTTCGTTGGAACTCCCAAGTGCGGAAACAATATGAATCGGCGATCGCGCTTGCGAAAAAACAAAGAAAGCTGCCGGAGCCCTCGACGGAATCTGAACAGTTGGCTAAGGCGAAAGACAAGGTTGTCGCATGGGACGACGCCATTACTTATTTGGAGACGCTTCGGACAAAAAGTGAAACAGCCGAACAATTGTTGAAGGAGAACGAACGATTAAAACGAATGATTGACGAGTTGAAAAACGAAAATCATAAACTCGTCGATGAAATGGAAAAAATCCGCAAAGAGAAGCTTTCGCTTCAATCCGATTACAAAGTTTTGATGGACATCATGGAACGGGCCCGAAAAAACGTTGATGAGGAAGCAGGGCAAAAATAA